The genomic interval TGCCGTGCATCCGGTCGCCGAGCGTGGCCGGGTCGGGCAGGCAGGCCGCGACCACGTCCCGCGGGGAGACCCGCACCGGGCCGTCGGGGCCGGGCACGGTCACCGGCTCGGTGCGGTCCAGGCCCAGCAGGCGCAGCGTGCGGAGGGTGTCCGTGAACTCACGGCCCAGGCCGTACTTGAAGGTGACCCGGCGGGCGTCCACCCAGCGGGGGATCAGCAGCACCTCCTCGTGCTCCACGTTCACGCACTCCACCGGGCCGATGCCCTCGGGGAAGTCGAACAGCTCGGGTTCGCTGAAGGGTTCGGTGGTGTACCAGCCGCGGTCCTTCTCGTAGACCACGGGCGGGTTGAGGCACTCCTCGATCGTGGTCCAGATGTTGAAGGACGGCGCGAAGCCGTGGCCGTCCACCGTGAGGTCGGCGCCGTCGCGGACGCCGATCTCCTCGATCCGGTCGAAGAGTTCGTCGGCCGCGTACCGGGCGAACACGTCCGACAGACCCGGCTCGACACCCATCCCGACCAGCGCCAGCAGCCCGGCCTCCTCCCACTCGGCGGCCTGCGCGAACTGCTCGTCGCCCAGCTTGGTCCCGCACTCCTCGTACGGCCGCTCGCCGTGCGGGCGGGACAGGGACATCGCCATGTCGAGGTAGGCGGCGCCGCCCGCCCGCGCCGCACGGAACAACGGCATCACGAAGCGGGGGTCGGTGGCGTTCAGCAGCACGTCGCAGCCGTGCCGCCCGAGCAGCGCCGTCACCTGCGCCTCGTCGCCGGCGTCGACCCGCTCGGCACGGAACCGGTCGCCGTCCGCGCCCAGCGCCGCGACCGCCGCCTCCGCCCGGGCCGGGTCGTGGTCGGCCACCACCATCAGCTCGAAGAACGGCCGCCGGGCCGCGATCCGGGTGACGGCGGTACCCACACCGCCCGCTCCCACCAGCAGTACGCGCATGACGGAGCACTCCCTTCCCTCCTCATGGATCCGCACGAATCCGGAACCTTCCGCAAGGCCCCTGGCGTGATGGAACGCCGCGCCGCGACATAAGGTCAATGGCGTTGGCATAAGGACGGGGAGCGGAAGGAGCGGCGATGGCCAAGCGTGTGGTCCCCGAGGAGCGGCGGCGACGGCGCAGGCCGACGAAGAGCGGGGTGGTGCTGTCGGAGCGGCTGATCGTCGAGACCGCGCTGCGGCTGCTGCGGGAGCACGGCAGCGCGGGCCTGACCGCGCGCCGGCTGGGACTCGCCCTGGACTGCGACCCGAGCACGCTCTACCGCTACTTCCGCGGCATGGACGACCTCACCCTCGCCATCGGCGACGCGCTGACCGGCCAGGCGCTGGAGGGCTGGCGGCCCACCGGGCGATGGCGGGACGACCTGCGCGCCCTGGGCCTGCGCGTCCACGCCGCCTACGTCTCCCACCCGCAGGCGGCGGTCCTCACCGCGAGCCGGGTGTCCGGCCGGGCCGGCGAACTGGCCGCCGACGAGGCGGTGCTGGACGTGCTGCGCACCGCGGGCTTCCCGCCGACCGACACCGTCCGCGTCTACCACGCCTTCATCGACACCACGCTGGCGTTCGCCGCCCTCGACGCCGCCTTCCTGGCGCTGCCCGACGCGGCACGGCGGGCCGACGAGGACATGTGGCGCTCGACCTACGCCCGGCTGCCCGCCGCCACCCACCCGCGCATCGCCGAGACCGCTCCGCTGCTCGCCGCCCGCATGGTCGAGAGCGCCTACCCCACGGCGCTGGACATGCTGCTGTCGAGCGCGGAGCGGGACCTCGCCGGCCTCGGGGTCAGTGGTGCAGAGCCCGGGCCGCCGTCCTCGTGACCGCGTCCGCGACCGCCGCGAGGGCGGGGGAGTCCAGCTTCCACTGCTGCCAGTACAGGGGCGCGTCGACCGCCCGGTCCGGGGCGAACACCGTCACCCGGCCCGCCCGCAGCAGCGGCACCGCCTGCGCCTCCGGCACCATGCCCCAGCCGAGACCGGCGGCCACCGCCTCGGCGAACCCCTCCGAGGTCGGCACGTGATGGCGCAGGGTGCTCGCCCCGGTGCGGCCGCCCGTCAGCCGCCGCACGAACCCGTCCTGGAAGTCGTCCCGCCGGTCGAAGACCACCACCGGCGCCGCCGCCACCGACTCCTCCAGCGGCTCCCTCAGCAGCTCCGCGGCGAGCTCCGGGTGCGCCACCGGCAGGTAGCGCATCGTCCCCAGACGCCGCACCGAGCAGCCCGGCACCGGGTCGGGTGAGGAGGTCACCGCGGCCATCACCGTCCCCTCGCGCAGCAGCGCCGCCGTGCGGGACTCGTCCTCCCGGCGCAGTTCGAAGCAGAGCCGGGACCGGACGGGCAGCCGGACCAGGGCGTCCAGGAACCAGGTGGCGAGGGAGTCCGCGTTGACCGCGACCGACACCCGCGTGGGCTCCCCGGCGCCGCTCAGGCCCAGCTCCGCGTACGCGTCCCGCTCCAGCCGGGCCACCTGCCGGGCCAGCCGCACCAGCACCTCGCCGGACTCGGTGGGCCGCACCGGGCGGGTGCGCAGCAGCAGCACCCTCCCGGTGCGCTGCTCCAGCGCCTTCACCCGCTGGCTGACCGCCGAGGGCGTCACGTGCAGCGCGGCGGCCGCCGCGTCGAACGTCCCCTCGTCGACCACCGCGAGCAGCGTCCGTACCTGGTCCAGCGGAAGGTCCTCCCTCACATCCGCTAACGATACGTAAGAATCCTGAGCTGTACTGCACCTGGCCCTTCGGCCTAGCGTCGACGCCATGACCAGCGCTTTCGCCACCGCCGCCGCCGGGTTCGGCACCGGACTGTCCCTGATCGTCGCCATCGGCGCGCAGAACGCCTTCGTGCTGCGCCAGGGCATCCGCAGGGACGCCGTGCTCGCCGTCGTCGGCATCTGCGCCCTGTCCGACGCCCTCCTCATCACCCTGGGCGTCGGCGGCGTCGGCGCGGTCGTGGTGGCCTGGCCCGCGGCGCTGACGGTGGTGGCCTGGACCGGCGGCGCCTTCCTCCTCGCCTACGGCGCCCTGGCCGCCCGCAGAGTGGTCCGTCCGGCCGGCACGGGACTGGAGGCGGAGGGCCGGGAGGCGGGATCGCGCCGCCGGGCCGTGCTCACCTGCCTCGCCATGACCTGGCTCAACCCGCACGTCTACCTGGACACGGTGTTCCTGGTCGGCTCCGTCGCCGCCGACCACGGCCCGTCGCGCTGGACGTTCGGCGTCGGGGCCGCGCTGGCCAGCCTGTGCTGGTTCGCCGCGCTCGGCTTCGGCGCCCGGCTGCTCGGCCGCTTCCTGGCCCGGCCGGCCGCCTGGCGGGCACTGGACGCCCTGGTGGCCGCCACCATGATCGTCCTCGGTGTGACGCTCATCGCGGGAGCCTGAGGACGGGCCCGCCCGGGGGCCTGCCATAGTGGGTGCCGGCGAAGTAGATGTAAGCACCAACCAGGACGGTCGTGGACACCAGCGAGAGCAGCACCGGACCCCGGACACCCGAAGCGGAGCGGGAGGAGAGCGGACCGCGCGGATGGCGCCGCTGGGCCATGGACACCCGCCCGCTGCGCCGCCCCGCCTACCGCCGGCTGTGGGCGTCCACCGCCGTCACCGCGGTCGGCAGCCAGCTCACCGCCGTCGCCGTGCCCAAGCAGATCTACGACATCACCGGCTCCTCCGCCTGGGTCGGCACCGCGAGCCTCGCCGGACTGCTGCCGCTGATCGTGTTCGCGCTGTGGGGCGGCGCGATCGCCGACAGCATGGACCGCCGCAGACTGCTGCTGCTCACCAACAGCGGCATCGCCGTCACCTCGGTGCTGTTCTGGGTGCAGGCCTTCGCCGGACTGGAGTCGGTCTGGGCGCTGATGCTGCTGCTCGCCCTGCAGCAGGCCTTCTGGGGGCTCAACGCGCCCGCCCGCAGCGCCTCCATCGCCCGCCTGGTCCCCGCGGACGAGCTGCCCGCCGCCAACGCCCTCGGCTCCACCGTGATGCAGACCGGCCAGATCGCCGGACCGCTGCTGGCCGGCGCCCTCATCCCCGTGATCGGCCTGGCCGAGCTGTACCTGCTCGACGCGCTCGCGCTGTGCGTCACGGTCTGGGCGGTGTACCGGCTGCCCGCGCTGCCGCCGCTCACCGCCGCCACGCCCGGGAGCGCCGGACTGCGCGGCATCCTGGAGGGCTTCCGCTACATCTCGGGACACGCGGTGCTGCTGCTGTCGTTCCTCGCCGACATCGTCGCCATGGTCCTCGGCATGCCCCGCGCCCTGTTCCCCCAGCTCGCCGCCCAGACGTACGCCTCCCACGGTGAGGGCTTCGCGCTGGGCCTGCTGTTCGCCGCGATCCCGATCGGCGCGGTGCTGGGCGGCCTGTTCTCCGGCACGTTCTCCCGGGCGCGCCGGCACGGCTGGATGGTCATCGGCTCGGTGGTGGTGTGGGGGCTGGCGATCACCGGGTTCGGGCTCAGCGGCAGCCTGTGGCTCGCGGTCGTCTTCCTCGCCCTCGCCGGTGTGGCGGACATGGTGTCCATGGTGTTCCGCGGGGCGATCCTGCTGTCCGCCGCGACCGACGAGATGCGCGGCCGCATGCAGGGCGTCTTCACCGTCGTGGTGGCCGGCGGCCCCCGCCTGGCGGACGTGCTGCACGGCACCGCCGGGTCCGCCTTCGGTCCCCGCACGGCCGTCGCGGGCGGCGGGATCCTGGTCGTCGTGGTGATGCTGGCGCTCGCCGCCGCGATGCCGGCGCTGCGCCGCCACCGGGTCTGAGCCGCTGCTACAGCACCCCGCCGCGCCGCAGCGCGTACTGCTCCATCAGCTGGCCACGGGACATCTCCAGCCGGTGCGCGAGCACCTCGGCGACGCAGCGCATCAGCGACAGCCCGAGGTCGGTGTCCGCCTCGCACAGCCGCAGCACGGCCGTCGCGTCGAACTCGTAGGCGCGCACCGGGCTGAACGCCAGCGCCCCGAAGTCCCATTCGTACGGCGGGAACAGCCAGGACCAGCCCAGCAGGTCGCCCGCGCCGAGCCCGGCGACGGTGATCCGCTGCACCTCGTTCAGCCGCTGGTCCAGCGAGACCGCGCCGGAGCGGATCACCCAGAACCGGTCGGCGTGGCCGCCGGACTCGAAGATGCGGGTGTCCTCCAGGAAGTGCACCTCCCGGGCCAGCCTCATCAGGCTCTCGCGCTGGGGGAGGGGGAGGGCGGTCAGGATCTTGATCGCTTTGGTCATGGGACGGGGCTCCTCGCCGGGATGCGGTCCGGGTGCTTTCCCTCCCTCCTCATTTCAGCCGCTGCCGCCGTTCGGGGCACCTCGGCGGACGGAACGGGTCCGTGAGCGCTCGGCCGGCCCGTGTCCGGGCATGAAACAGCCCTGGCTGGACGGGGGAAACCAGCCAGGGCCGCAAGCGGTGGTGTCCGGAGGAACCTGGTCGACTCCGTCACCACGATGAGTGAACGATAAACCATTGACCAAAGGTTCGCGTAATCGGGAGGTGTTCACCGTCTGTGACCTCCTTCACCCGGCCTTCCCCACCCGGTCCCCGGGACGGCGTCCCGGGCCTAGGCGACGACCCGCACGGTCTCCAGACCGGGGTCCGACGGGTCCGGCAGATACATCCCCGCGTCCAGTCCGGTCCGCAGATAGCGCAGCACGGGCTCGGTCAGCCGCTCGCCCGGCAGCACCGCCGGGATCCCCGGCGGGTACGGGGTGATCATCTCCGCGGCGACCCGCCCGGCGGCCTTCTCCGCCGGCACCTCCTCGGCCGGGGCGAAGAACGCGTCCCGCGGCAGCACCGCCTGCTCCATCCGCAGCTCGCCCGGCTCCGGCACCGCGACCTGAGGGCCGCCGCGCAGCCCGGGCGCCGCCCGCCCCAGCTCCCGCAGCGCCGACAGCAGCTCGCCGGCGGTCTCCCGGTCGTCGCCGTGGGTGATCTGCGCGCCGATGCGCCGGTGGTCGACCAGGTGGGCGTCGACCGCGCGGTGCTTCCGCAGCCAGTCCGCGGCCCGGTAGCCGGTGATGCCCAGTTCACTCAGGTCGATCACGCACGGCAGCGGGTCGAAGTCGTCCGCGAGACCCGGCCCGCAGTAGTCGTCCCGGCCGTCGACGTGCATCCCGTCGATCTCCTCGACGGCCGCCCGCACCTCCTCCGCCAGCGTCAGAGCCGACCCCATCAGCTCCTCGCCGCGCAACGCCATCTGCCGCCGCCAGCCGTCCAGACCCGCGTAGATCAGCACCGAGGGGCTGGTGGTGCTCAGCAGGTCGGCGCGCATGCCCAGCAGCGCCGGCGGCACCAGATCCCCCCGCAGGTGGAACACCGAGCCCTGCTCCAGGCCGCTGCCCATCTTGTGGATGCTGGTCACGCAGATGTCCGCGCCCGCGTCCATCGCCCACGACGGCAGCTCCGGATGGAAGGGCAGGTGCGCGCCCCACGCCTCGTCCACGATCAGCGGGCGCGAGCGCCGGTGGCACACGTCGGCGATCTCCCACAGCGCCGCCGTCGCGCCGTACGGCGTCGGACTGGTCACCAGGGCGCCGCGCGCGTCCGGGTGCGCCTCGAAGGCCTGCTCGAACTCCGCGGCCGACGGAGGATGCGCCAGATGGCGTTCGGCGTCCCACCGCGGCTCCACCCACACCGGCTCGATGCCGGACAGGATCAGCCCCGACACCACCGATTTGTGGGCGTCCCGGCCGATCAGCAGCTTCTCGTGCGGCCCCGCGACCGACAGCATCGCCGCCTTCACCGACAGGGAGCTGCCGCACGTGCTGAAGAAGGTGTGCTCGGCGTGCACCGCGTCGGCCATCAGGTCCTGCGCCGACTGCAGCACCCGGCCCCGGGTGAGCCGGTCGTCCAGACCGCCCGTCGCCAGCACGTCGCCCAGGAAGACGGCGTCCCCGAGGATCTCGCGCACCGCCGGATCGGCTCCCCGTGCCTGCTTGTGGCCCGGCGGCGTGAACCCCAGCCGTCCGCTGCGGCGGTGCTCCTCCAGTGCTTCCAGGACCGGTGCCCGGTGGTGATCGACAGCCATGCGTCACCGGGTGCCCGGCGCTCTCCGCGTCAATCCGCCGCGTCCGGGTACGGCCGCGTCAGCCGGACGCGGCGTGCTTGCCCGGCGTCAGGATCTCGTCCAGCACCCGCAGCACCACTCCGTAGGCCACCGTGCGGACCTCGGCGTCCCGCGCGGCGCCGGGATCCTGCGGATCCTCCCCGTTCAGCCGCTCGCCCCGGGCCCGCCAGGACCGCTCCTCCTGTGCCGCGCAGGCTCGCGCCCGCTGGATGCGCCGCAGCAGTTCGTCCGAATCCACCACATCGGTCATGCGCCCCGGGTACCCCCGGTGAACCGTGCGCATGACGGGCAGGCGGGAACAGGCGGAAAAGGGTCCGAGAGGTTTGCCTGAACCGTGACAGGTGAGCCGAAAAGGGAGATCCGAGGCAAAACGCCTCCCACCTGTCACCGACCCAGGGAGCCGCCCCATGAGCGAGGAGCACCTCATCGAACCCGTTGTCCGGCTGCCCGGCGACCGGCCCGCCGGGCAGCCGTGCCCGTCCCGGCCCGCCGAGGTGCGCGAGGCCGTCCTGCGGGCGGTGGCCGAACGCTGCCTGGCCACCCGTACCCCCTGCGACACCGACGCCCTGGCGGACGCCCTGCTCGTCGCCTCGGAACTCACCACCAACGCGATCCTGCACGGCGGGGGAGTCACCGGCTTCGAGGTCGACGTCGACGTCGACGGCCCCGGCGTCCGCCTGTCCGTCAGCGACCGCAGCGACGCCCTGCCCGTCGCCGTGCCGGCCGCCGGCGAGGGACGGCGCCGCCCCGGCGGCCACGGCTGGCCCATCGTGTGCCGGCTGGCCCGCGACGTCCGGGTGTCCGACCTGCCCGCCGGCGGCAAGCGGATCACCGCCCTCGTCCCCCTGGTCTGAGGCTGGTCCGAGGCCCGGCCCGGGCGCCCGCACGGGACCGGCGGCAATTTCCGCGAAGAAGCGGAGTTTGTTCTACCGGGTCGGGGGCAATCGGAGGTTCGTGCTTCGGACCGGAGGCGCGCCGACGGGAGTGGTACGACCGCTCCGGGACTCGGGATTCCTCCGTGCGTCCCGCGACGACCACCCCGCGGTAGATCCCTGAAACCACCGTTCGGGAGCTGAAACCGCATGCTCATTGACACGTCCGCCCCTCGTTCCGGCTCCTCCGGAACGACCGCCGCCGCGTCCCGTCGGCGGCACGACGACGCCCCCGACACCACGACGCTCTTCTCCCGACTGGCGTCCCTCGAGGACGGACCCGAGCGGGACGCGGTCCGGGACGAGCTCGTCACCGCCTGGCTGCCCATGGCCCACCGGATCGCCGGCCGCTTCCGCGACCGCGGCGAGTCCATCGAGGACCTGCGCCAGGTGGCGGCCCTCGGCCTGGTGAAGGCCATCGACCGGTTCGACCCGAGCCGCGGGGCCTTCGAGAGCTACGCCGTCCCCACCATCACCGGCGAGGTCAAGCGCCACTTCCGGGACCGCATGTGGGCGCTGCGCGTCCCCCGCCGGATCCAGGAACTGCGCAACAAGGTGCGCGTGGCCCGCCGCGAACTCACCCAGAACCCCGGCAGCCCCGAGCCGTCCGTGGCGGACATCGCCGCCCACACCGGGCTGACCGAGGAGGAGGTGTCCGCCGGCATGGAGGCGCTGGAGAGCTTCAGCACCCTGTCCCTGGACGCGGAACTCTCCACCGACGACGACGGCTACAGCCTCGCCGACACCCTCGGCGCCTCCGACTCCTCCTACGACGTGGTGGTCGACCGCGAGTCGGCCAAGGAGGGGCTGCGGCGCCTGCCGGAGCGCGAGCGCGCCATCCTCTACATGCGCTTCTTCGAGGACATGACCCAGAGCCGGATCGCCGACCGGCTGGGCATCTCCCAGATGCACGTCTCCCGCCTGATCAGCCGCAGCTGCGCCCGTGTGCGCGCCGACGTGCTGGGGCAGCGCCCCGGCCGCCGCGGCGGCGGACAGCCCACCGCCTGACCGACCCCCGCACCGCCCGTCCAGGAAAGCGAGTCCCATGCTGAAGCCCCACCCCACCGTGCTGCGCCGCCTCGTCGAGGAGTACGAGACGCTGACGGCGGCCCCGACGACCGCTCCCGAGTCGCGGATCGCCGACCTGGCCTACACCCTGTGCGTGTCGACCGGCACCCGGGACGTGGGACAGGCGCTCGCCACGGCACGCGCCTGGCTGGCGCCGGACGGACGGGACACCGCCGCGACGGCCGTGCCGGCCGCCGTGTGACCCCACGCAGGAAGGGAACCCGAGGCCCATGAGCGAATCCGAGTTCACCCCGGAGCACCGCCCCGTGGACGTGTACCTCGACCTGCTGCGGGTGCGGATGGACACCGAGGACTACCGGCTTCTGCTCCGCCTGGTGGAGCCGGTCCTCGAGGCCATCGACGAGCACCGCCTGTCGGGCCTCGACCTCGCGCTGGACGACGGGGACGAGGAACTGCCCCAGGAGGTCCGCGACGAGGCCGCCCTGGTCATCGCCACGGCGGTCACCGGCCGCCTGGACAACGAGGTGGTCGAGCTGGAGGTCGACGACAGCGGGCCG from Streptomyces sp. DH-12 carries:
- a CDS encoding LysR family transcriptional regulator ArgP, encoding MREDLPLDQVRTLLAVVDEGTFDAAAAALHVTPSAVSQRVKALEQRTGRVLLLRTRPVRPTESGEVLVRLARQVARLERDAYAELGLSGAGEPTRVSVAVNADSLATWFLDALVRLPVRSRLCFELRREDESRTAALLREGTVMAAVTSSPDPVPGCSVRRLGTMRYLPVAHPELAAELLREPLEESVAAAPVVVFDRRDDFQDGFVRRLTGGRTGASTLRHHVPTSEGFAEAVAAGLGWGMVPEAQAVPLLRAGRVTVFAPDRAVDAPLYWQQWKLDSPALAAVADAVTRTAARALHH
- a CDS encoding TetR/AcrR family transcriptional regulator encodes the protein MAKRVVPEERRRRRRPTKSGVVLSERLIVETALRLLREHGSAGLTARRLGLALDCDPSTLYRYFRGMDDLTLAIGDALTGQALEGWRPTGRWRDDLRALGLRVHAAYVSHPQAAVLTASRVSGRAGELAADEAVLDVLRTAGFPPTDTVRVYHAFIDTTLAFAALDAAFLALPDAARRADEDMWRSTYARLPAATHPRIAETAPLLAARMVESAYPTALDMLLSSAERDLAGLGVSGAEPGPPSS
- a CDS encoding MFS transporter — translated: MDTSESSTGPRTPEAEREESGPRGWRRWAMDTRPLRRPAYRRLWASTAVTAVGSQLTAVAVPKQIYDITGSSAWVGTASLAGLLPLIVFALWGGAIADSMDRRRLLLLTNSGIAVTSVLFWVQAFAGLESVWALMLLLALQQAFWGLNAPARSASIARLVPADELPAANALGSTVMQTGQIAGPLLAGALIPVIGLAELYLLDALALCVTVWAVYRLPALPPLTAATPGSAGLRGILEGFRYISGHAVLLLSFLADIVAMVLGMPRALFPQLAAQTYASHGEGFALGLLFAAIPIGAVLGGLFSGTFSRARRHGWMVIGSVVVWGLAITGFGLSGSLWLAVVFLALAGVADMVSMVFRGAILLSAATDEMRGRMQGVFTVVVAGGPRLADVLHGTAGSAFGPRTAVAGGGILVVVVMLALAAAMPALRRHRV
- a CDS encoding cyclic nucleotide-binding domain-containing protein gives rise to the protein MTKAIKILTALPLPQRESLMRLAREVHFLEDTRIFESGGHADRFWVIRSGAVSLDQRLNEVQRITVAGLGAGDLLGWSWLFPPYEWDFGALAFSPVRAYEFDATAVLRLCEADTDLGLSLMRCVAEVLAHRLEMSRGQLMEQYALRRGGVL
- a CDS encoding ATP-binding protein, with protein sequence MSEEHLIEPVVRLPGDRPAGQPCPSRPAEVREAVLRAVAERCLATRTPCDTDALADALLVASELTTNAILHGGGVTGFEVDVDVDGPGVRLSVSDRSDALPVAVPAAGEGRRRPGGHGWPIVCRLARDVRVSDLPAGGKRITALVPLV
- a CDS encoding LysE/ArgO family amino acid transporter → MTSAFATAAAGFGTGLSLIVAIGAQNAFVLRQGIRRDAVLAVVGICALSDALLITLGVGGVGAVVVAWPAALTVVAWTGGAFLLAYGALAARRVVRPAGTGLEAEGREAGSRRRAVLTCLAMTWLNPHVYLDTVFLVGSVAADHGPSRWTFGVGAALASLCWFAALGFGARLLGRFLARPAAWRALDALVAATMIVLGVTLIAGA
- a CDS encoding DUF5133 domain-containing protein; the protein is MLKPHPTVLRRLVEEYETLTAAPTTAPESRIADLAYTLCVSTGTRDVGQALATARAWLAPDGRDTAATAVPAAV
- a CDS encoding SigB/SigF/SigG family RNA polymerase sigma factor; this encodes MLIDTSAPRSGSSGTTAAASRRRHDDAPDTTTLFSRLASLEDGPERDAVRDELVTAWLPMAHRIAGRFRDRGESIEDLRQVAALGLVKAIDRFDPSRGAFESYAVPTITGEVKRHFRDRMWALRVPRRIQELRNKVRVARRELTQNPGSPEPSVADIAAHTGLTEEEVSAGMEALESFSTLSLDAELSTDDDGYSLADTLGASDSSYDVVVDRESAKEGLRRLPERERAILYMRFFEDMTQSRIADRLGISQMHVSRLISRSCARVRADVLGQRPGRRGGGQPTA
- a CDS encoding saccharopine dehydrogenase C-terminal domain-containing protein, with product MRVLLVGAGGVGTAVTRIAARRPFFELMVVADHDPARAEAAVAALGADGDRFRAERVDAGDEAQVTALLGRHGCDVLLNATDPRFVMPLFRAARAGGAAYLDMAMSLSRPHGERPYEECGTKLGDEQFAQAAEWEEAGLLALVGMGVEPGLSDVFARYAADELFDRIEEIGVRDGADLTVDGHGFAPSFNIWTTIEECLNPPVVYEKDRGWYTTEPFSEPELFDFPEGIGPVECVNVEHEEVLLIPRWVDARRVTFKYGLGREFTDTLRTLRLLGLDRTEPVTVPGPDGPVRVSPRDVVAACLPDPATLGDRMHGRTCAGTWVRGTKDGAPREVYLYHVVDNQWSMGEYGCQAVVWQTAVNPVVALELLATGAWSGAGVLGPEAFPPRPFLDLLTAYGSPWGLREQ
- a CDS encoding ornithine decarboxylase; the protein is MAVDHHRAPVLEALEEHRRSGRLGFTPPGHKQARGADPAVREILGDAVFLGDVLATGGLDDRLTRGRVLQSAQDLMADAVHAEHTFFSTCGSSLSVKAAMLSVAGPHEKLLIGRDAHKSVVSGLILSGIEPVWVEPRWDAERHLAHPPSAAEFEQAFEAHPDARGALVTSPTPYGATAALWEIADVCHRRSRPLIVDEAWGAHLPFHPELPSWAMDAGADICVTSIHKMGSGLEQGSVFHLRGDLVPPALLGMRADLLSTTSPSVLIYAGLDGWRRQMALRGEELMGSALTLAEEVRAAVEEIDGMHVDGRDDYCGPGLADDFDPLPCVIDLSELGITGYRAADWLRKHRAVDAHLVDHRRIGAQITHGDDRETAGELLSALRELGRAAPGLRGGPQVAVPEPGELRMEQAVLPRDAFFAPAEEVPAEKAAGRVAAEMITPYPPGIPAVLPGERLTEPVLRYLRTGLDAGMYLPDPSDPGLETVRVVA